The Anopheles merus strain MAF chromosome 2L, AmerM5.1, whole genome shotgun sequence genome has a segment encoding these proteins:
- the LOC121592348 gene encoding LOW QUALITY PROTEIN: uncharacterized protein LOC121592348 (The sequence of the model RefSeq protein was modified relative to this genomic sequence to represent the inferred CDS: inserted 1 base in 1 codon) has product MDLRASAESGHNNELTMTEERKITSTPVMEFYRDKCVLITGGTGFIGRLLIEKLLRINVRQIILLSRPKKGKTTQQRCDDLFSSIVFMNLKKDCPTFIERVKLVDADLQHPSLGLSDESIEYIVNNAQIVLHAASDVRFDQALKKAIEVNVRGTRDLLRIAEKIVNLELFVYISTAYSNCPQGLIKEQFYTPPSEPEKMIQLVEAMDERFEEHMNKTVNDFIHPWPNTYVYTKALTEDVVRQYGELLPIAVVRPSIVIATNEEPIGGWTDNIYGLNGVIAGVALGIIRIMHVDDNNKADIIPADIVVNTVLAAGWQTYVERKGDRPLPEAKANGELKGVAKPRTKIYNCVTGNDNPISYQKIYKYSIEVGKHCPPKKSLWIVCHNTTTNKYLYEFYKVIYHLLPALLIDTYLRVIRRTPRVMDLYRKVHKFATVIEYFANGRWTFENDNLKSLREKLSPDDQIMFQCNIQKIEWXRLLLDVHSWVAQAHRQRAAGEPGGGDQAPQADADSALLHTGRLLLHLGAAHLLPLQGGWDVSLLKLVERYCIDSHFLRQGERRKRGQIMSLEEFNANKSPVKDFYHGKTVLLTGGSGFLGKLFIEKLIKCGVREILLLLRSKKGVSPEERLQALLKKEVVFVNYQQQPELYLDRLKVIEGDISRPGLAISNDDLDYVIKHTHIVLHSAADVRFDESMKESVETNVRGTDHLLNIAEKCANLEVFVYVSSAFSQCIKESVEEKFYTPNIDPLELIKMMENEPRLDELEAVSKKMVEPWPNTYSFTKALAEEVVRRRRDKMPIAIVRPSIVTSTYADPIVGWTDNFYGFNGVVSGAGTGVLRIFHIRDEYKADIIPADIVINGTLVAAHYAAKHPAEENVFNCTMDENHTTWGDIRNDCLSQKGVVAVKKSLWIPTYNTTRYYYVASFLQVFYHLIPAVFFDLVMRCRGEKPQILRLYRKVHRFSDVLRFFTNHQFQFATKRMRQVVDGMAIVDRHLFPCDMKSVVWSKFGVNHIRGCRVYLLGEPWETNDEALQIYRRRRLIHWCMLGVIYSMYVVVGLRLLEAAGVPDLRSFLGCTQFA; this is encoded by the exons ATGGATCTTCGAGCGAGCGCAGAGTCGGGCCACAACAACGAGCTGACGATGACGGAGGAGCGCAAGATCACGTCCACCCCGGTGATGGAATTTTATCGCgacaagtgtgtgctgatcaCCGGAGGTACCGGCTTTATCGGGCGCTTGCTGATCGAGAAGCTGCTCAG AATTAACGTCAGACAGATTATTCTCCTTTCCCGGCCGAAGAAGGGCAAAACGACGCAGCAGCGTTGCGACGATCTGTTCAGCAGCATCGTCTTTATGAACCTGAAGAAAGACTGCCCCACGTTCATCGAGCGTGTCAAGCTGGTCGATGCGGACCTGCAGCACCCGTCCCTCGGCCTCTCGGACGAATCGATCGAGTACATCGTGAACAATGCGCAGATAGTGCTGCACGCCGCCTCGGACGTCCGCTTCGACCAGGCGCTGAAGAAAGCGATCGAGGTGAACGTGCGCGGCACGCGCGATCTGCTGCGCATCGCGGAGAAGATCGTCAATCTGGAGCTGTTCGTGTACATCTCGACCGCGTACTCGAACTGCCCCCAGGGACTGATCAAGGAGCAGTTCTACACGCCACCGTCCGAGCCGGAAAAGATGATCCAGCTGGTCGAGGCGATGGACGAGCGGTTCGAGGAGCACATGAACAAAACGGTGAACGATTTCATTCACCCCTGGCCGAACACGTACGTCTACACGAAGGCACTCACCGAGGACGTGGTGCGGCAGTACGGCGAGCTGCTTCCGATCGCCGTCGTGCGACCATCGATTG TGATTGCTACTAACGAGGAACCGATTGGTGGCTGGACGGACAACATCTACGGGCTGAACGGTGTGATTGCGGGCGTTGCGCTTGGCATCATTCGCATCATGCACGTGGATGACAACAACAAGGCGGACATCATACCGGCGGACATAGTCGTGAATACGGTGCTTGCTGCCGGCTGGCAAACCTACGTAGAACG GAAAGGCGACCGACCGCTGCCGGAGGCTAAGGCGAACGGGGAGCTGAAGGGTGTGGCCAAACCGCGCACCAAAATTTACAACTGTGTCACCGGAAACGACAATCCCATCTCGTACC AAAAGATCTACAAGTACTCGATCGAGGTGGGTAAACATTGTCCGCCGAAGAAATCGCTCTGGATCGTGTGCCACAACACGACGACGAACAAGTATCTGTACGAGTTCTACAAAGTGATCTACCATCTGCTGCCCGCACTGTTGATCGACACGTACCTGCGAGTGATCAGACGCACACCAAG AGTTATGGACCTTTATCGAAAGGTGCACAAATTCGCCACAGTCATCGAATACTTTGCCAACGGACGATGGACATTCGAGAATGACAATTTGAAATCTCTGAGAGAAAA GCTGTCTCCGGACGATCAGATTATGTTCCAGTGCAACATTCAGAAGATCGAGT GCCGACTACTTCTGGACGTACATTCATGGGTTGCGCAAGCACATCGCCAACGAGCCGCTGGAGAACCTGGAGGAGGCGATCAAGCGCCACAAGCAGATGCGGATAGTGCACTACTTCATACTGGCCGCTTACTACTCCATCTGGGCGCTGCTCATCTTCTACCTCTGCAAGGCGGTTGGGATGTTAGTCTTCTAAAGCTGGTTGAGCGATA TTGTATTGATTCGCACTTCCTCCGGCaaggagaaagaagaaaacgtgGACAAATCATGAGCCTGGAGGAGTTTAACGCTAACAAATCTCCCGTGAAGGATTTCTACCACGGCAAAACGGTTCTGCTTACCGGGGGCAGTGGGTTTCTGGGCAAGCTGTTCATCGAAAAGCTGATCAAGTGTGGCGTGCGTGAGATCCTTCTTCTGCTGCGCTCCAAGAAAGGCGTCAGCCCGGAGGAGCGGCTCCAGGCGCTGCTCAAGAAGGAGGTAGTGTTTGTAAACTATCAGCAGCAACCGGAGCTGTACCTCGACCGGCTGAAGGTGATCGAGGGAGACATCAGCCGGCCCGGGCTAGCGATCAGCAACGATGATCTGGACTACGTGATCAAGCACACCCACATCGTGCTTCACTCGGCCGCCGATGTGCGGTTCGACGAGTCGATGAAAGAGTCGGTCGAGACGAATGTTCGCGGTACCGATCATCTGCTTAACATTGCCGAAAAATGTGCCAATCTTGAG GTCTTCGTGTACGTATCGAGCGCCTTTTCGCAATGCATAAAGGAGTCGGTGGAGGAAAAGTTCTACACGCCCAACATCGATCCGCTGGAGTTGATCAAAATGATGGAAAACGAACCGCGCCTGGACGAGCTGGAGGCTGTATCGAAGAAGATGGTGGAACCGTGGCCAAACACGTACTCGTTCACGAAAGCTCTGGCGGAGGAGGTCGTGCGACGGCGCAGAGACAAGATGCCGATAGCGATCGTTCGTCCTTCGATCG TGACTTCCACCTACGCAGACCCCATCGTCGGATGGACGGACAACTTCTACGGGTTCAACGGGGTCGTGAGCGGTGCCGGAACCGGTGTGCTGAGGATCTTCCACATTCGCGACGAGTACAAGGCGGACATCATCCCGGCCGATATCGTCATCAATGGTACGCTGGTGGCGGCCCACTACGCCGCCAAACACCCGGCAGAGGAGAACGTGTTCAACTGTACGATGGACGAAAACCACACGACCTGGGGTGACATCCGGAACGATTGCCTCTCGCAGAAGGGCGTGGTGGCGGTGAAGAAGTCCCTCTGGATACCGACCTACAACACGACGCGGTACTACTACGTCGCTAGCTTTCTGCAGGTGTTCTACCATCTCATACCGGCAGTGTTTTTCGACCTCGTGATGCGCTGCCGGGGTGAGAAGCCTCAGATCTTGCGCCTGTACCGGAAGGTGCACCGGTTCTCGGACGTGCTGCGGTTCTTCACCAACCATCAGTTCCAGTTCGCCACCAAGCGTATGCGCCAGGTAGTGGACGGGATGGCAATAGTGGATCGGCATCTGTTCCCGTGCGACATGAAGTCGGTGGTGTGGAGCAAGTTTGGCGTCAACCATATCCGGGGCTGCCGGGTTTATCTGCTTGGCGAGCCGTGGGAAACGAACGACGAGGCGCTACAGATTTATCGGCGCCGTCGGCTGATACATTGGTGCATGCTGGGGGTGATCTACTCGATGTATGTGGTGGTGGG